The stretch of DNA CTGATCGGGCCCTTGGCCGTGCTCACCGCCGTGGAGGCGGGGCAGCTGATCGCGACCGTCGCCGGCCTGTCGTTCCTCGGGATGGGCGCGCAGCCGCCCGCCGCGGAGTGGGGCGCGATGCTCGCCGAGGCGCGCGGGGTGGCGCTGTCGAGCCCGCACCTCGTGCTGGGGCCCGGCCTGGCGGTGCTGGTCACCGTGTTCGCGCTGACGTGCGTGGGCGAGGGCCTGCGTGACGTGCTCGACCGGTCCACCCAGACGGTGGCGTCGTGACGGGCCTGCTGTCGGTCCGCGGGCTCACCGTCGAGTACGCGGGCCGGACCGTCCTCGACGGGGTGGACCTGGACGTCGACGCGGGGGAGGCGGTCGTCGTGCTCGGGGGCAGCGGATCGGGGAAGTCGACGCTGCTGCGAGCCCTGCTCGGCCTGGTCCCCGCCCCGGGACGGGTGCGGGTGGGGGAGCTCGCCCTGCGCACGGACGCGGGACGGATCGACCTGACCGCCCGCGGGGCGTGGCGCCGGGTCAGGGGCCGGGAGATCGGCATGGTGTTCCAGGACCCGGCGCTCGCGCTCACGCCGCTGCGCCGGGTGCACTCCCTGCTCACCGAGGTGAGCGGCGACCCGGGTCGATCCGAGCCGTTGCTGCGGGCGAGCGGGTTCGCCGATCCTGCTCCGGTGGCTGCCAAGCGTGCCTTCGAGCTCTCCGGCGGCATGGCGCAGCGCGTCGGGTTCGGGCTCGCGGTGGCGGGCGAGCCACGGCTGGTGCTGGCCGACGAGCCGACCACCGCGCTGGACGGACCGGCCCGCGAGGAACTGGTGACCAGGCTGCGCGAGCGGGCGGCCGCCGGCACGGCCGTCGTGCTCGTCACCCACGACGTGACGGTGGCCGCCGCGCTCGCCGACCGCGTGGCGGTGCTGCACCGCGGCCGGATCGTCGAGCAGGGCACCGCCGCCCGCGTGCTCGGCGACCCGGTGCACGAGGCGACCCGCGCTTTGGTGCGCGACGTCCCGTGGGCATTGCCGCCGCGCCGCCCGGCGCCCCGGGCAGGCGGCGCCCCCGCGATCCGCGTGCGCGGGCTGACCAGGTCCTACGCCGGCGCGCGCGTGCTGGACGGGCTCGACCTCGACGTCGGCGAGGGAGAGGTGGTGGGCATCGCCGGACGCAGCGGCGGGGGCAAGACCACCCTGCTGCGCTGCCTGCTCGGGCTGGAGCGCCCGGACGCGGGCGAGCTGCAGCTCGCCGGCATCGACCCCGCGGAGCGGGGGTGGCAGGCGGTGCGCCGCGCCGTGCAGCTGGTGCCGCAGGACCCCCGCGCGTCGCTCAACCCGTGGCGGACGGCCGCGCAGCTGGTCGCCGACCCGCTCGACTTCCACCGGATCGGCACCCGGGCCGCTCGGCGGGCGCGGGCACACGAGCTGCTGGCTGCCGTCGGGCTGGACGGGGCGGCCGATCGCCGCCCGAACGCCCTGT from Pseudonocardia cypriaca encodes:
- a CDS encoding ABC transporter ATP-binding protein, translated to MTGLLSVRGLTVEYAGRTVLDGVDLDVDAGEAVVVLGGSGSGKSTLLRALLGLVPAPGRVRVGELALRTDAGRIDLTARGAWRRVRGREIGMVFQDPALALTPLRRVHSLLTEVSGDPGRSEPLLRASGFADPAPVAAKRAFELSGGMAQRVGFGLAVAGEPRLVLADEPTTALDGPAREELVTRLRERAAAGTAVVLVTHDVTVAAALADRVAVLHRGRIVEQGTAARVLGDPVHEATRALVRDVPWALPPRRPAPRAGGAPAIRVRGLTRSYAGARVLDGLDLDVGEGEVVGIAGRSGGGKTTLLRCLLGLERPDAGELQLAGIDPAERGWQAVRRAVQLVPQDPRASLNPWRTAAQLVADPLDFHRIGTRAARRARAHELLAAVGLDGAADRRPNALSTGQCQRVAIARALAVRPRVLVADEPASALDVTLQAELIRVLSQVVAEHRMTALVVSHDLHVLERLCDRIAVLDGGRLVEDLPVARLRSDAAHSRTRALLAAYPTDPLAG